The segment CTGAGTTGTTCTTTATTCACGATAAACTCAGCTCCGTTGAAGAATGTCCCGACCGCTGTACCCAACAGAACCGGTCCGGCTATTCCGTTGATGAGCAGAAATACCCGATAGGTCTTTTTCCCCAACAGGTTTCCTTTCTTCATCTGGTATTCATAAGATACGGCCTGTATTACAAAACAGAGCAGAATCAGCATCCAAACCCAGTATGCACCGCCGAAACTGGTAGAATAGAACAAGGGGAAAGAAGCGAAGAAAGCTCCTCCGAACGTCACTAAGGTGGTAAACGTGAATTCCCATTTCTTTCCGGTCGACCCCAATAACTGCTGTTGCTGCGCTTCGGTCTTGCCCAGCTGAAAGACCAGCGACTGTCCGCCCTGAACGAATAAAAGAAAGACCAGAAGTCCGCCTAAGAGTGAAACCAGAAACCACCAGTAATGCTGTAAGAAAATATATGTAGAAGTTTCCATAATGAACTTTTCGTTTAATTGTTACTACTATTCGTTTGTCTGTGAATGAACTGATTCTGTTTCCGGTCCGGCCTGGATGGCTTTGATCAGGATGCGCAGTTCGGCAATGAGCAGAACGGTAAAGAGAATCAGGAAGAGGAAGAAGGTTGTCTGAACCGAAGCAGTTTCGAGGCGTGAAATACCGGCCACCGTCGGCAAAATATCCTGGATGGCCCAGGGTTGTCTTCCTACTTCGGCCACAATCCATCCTGCCTGTCCGGCGATATAAGCCAGCGGAATGCTCCATAAAGCTACTAAATGCAGCCAGCGCATACGCAGGAATGACTCCCGGCGTTGCAGAATCCATACAGCCAGGAAGAGCAGGATCAGATAAGCTCCCAGCAGAACCATGATATGGAATGAGTAGAATGAAAGGCCGATAGGCGGAATCAATTCCGACGGATCGTTCAGATACCCATAGCCGAAATAATCAAAGTTCTCTTCGAGGGTTGCCCGATGAGCAGCCATGCCGGCTTCATCTTTATCCTTTTTGGCCTGGCGGTAGTCGGCAAGCGCCTGGATGGCGACTTTCCCTTTGGCTATCTTTTCTTCGGCCGAGAGTACCGGCTGTCCTGAATCATCCGTGTATGTTCCTTCAATCAGATCGGTGATGCCCGGGACAAAAGCGTCTGTTTGGCGTTCTGCCAGCAATGATAACATCTGCGGGATTTCTATCTTGAAAAGGAAAGGATCTTCCGGACCATTGTAAGTCGTCCGGTCAGGATTGAGAATACCTACGCAGACCAGTCCGGCTCCTTTTTCTCCCTTGTACAAACCTTCCATGGCGGCTAATTTCATCGGTTGCTTGTCGGCTACCTGATAAGCAGAACCATCGCCCGTCCAAAGCAGCAAGATGGAAGCAACGAGTCCGAAGATAGCGCCAACCTTAATGCTGCGCAAGGCAAAGGCCTGCTCGCGGTTCTTGTATAAATACCAGCTGCTGACGCCGATGACGAAGGTAGCGCCCGTCACCCAGCCCGACAGAACCGTGTGGAAAAACTTGTTGATGGCTACTGGAGAAAGGGCAACAGCCCAGAAATCGAGCATTTCGTTCCGGACTGTATCCGGGTTGAAGTGCATACCTGCCGGATATTGCATCCAGGCATTCGCAATCAGAATCCATAAAGCCGAAAGCGTGGCTCCGGCAATGGTCAGCCAGGTAGAAGCCAGGTGGAAGCGTTTGCTCACTTTGTCCCAGCCAAAATACATAACGGCAATAAACGTGGCTTCCATGAAGAAAGCGACGATGCCTTCGATAGCCAGCGGGGCACCAAATATATCTCCCACAAACCAGCTGTAGTTGGACCAGTTGGTCCCGAATTCAAATTCAAGGATCAGTCCGGTCGCAACGCCGATGGCAAAATTGATGCCAAACAGCTTCATCCAGAAGCGGGCCGTTGTTTTCCAGTGTTCCTTGCCTGTTTTTACGTACAGCGTTTCCATTATGGCCTGGATAATACCTAAGCCTAACGTAAGAGGCACGAAAAGCCAGTGATACATGGCCGTCAGAGCAAACTGAGCCCTCGACCAGTCGATCAGTGATGTGTCGATACTTGCAATCATGGTAGATGATAATTATTTAGTAAATGAATTAGCGCGGTTGACCAGTTCGCCGGAGACGTAGTTCTCCTTTTCAGCAGAAGTCTTGTATTTCCCTAAAAAATCAGGGAAAAAGAACAGCCTGAGTACACAGAAAATGACGAAAAGCTTGATCAGAATGATCAGCCAGAGAAGTTTTCCTAATTTCATTTCGCGGAAACCTTCCCGGTAAAAATGGTATATGCGTTGTATGTATGCCATCATACTGGATGTGTTTTCTGGTTATTTTTTCTGCCTGTTTCTTCCCGGTAAAAATAATGATATTTTTCATTCGATGAAAATATAACAGACATTCTTGAGAAAAAGTTTTCCCGAAGTTGCTTAAGAATTCATCCGACATTCGTTGATTCCTGACTGAAAACATACGAGAACCTAGCTTTATCACAGTTGTCAAAAAGCTTTGCGACTACTATGGAAAAGCTTTATCACATATATGGAAAAGCTTTTTGACAGCTGTCAAACAATTAAAAAGTAATGACTTTTATAGAAGAAACCCGTAGGATTCAAAAACAAAGTCCGTGGGTCTTGCAATGCTTACCTGCAGAATCAGGCGGTCAGGTATAGCATAATCCGGTATTATTCCTTCGAGAATGACATCATTATGGATTGCTTCCGGGTTAAAAAATGCTGGTTTGCGCTGTTAAAAAAAACTATTTTATTAAAGATTTTATCGGAAATATGATTGTTGATAATTAATGTATCCTTATATTTGCAACAACCTTGGTCCACTATAAGACGGATTAAGACGAGAGATAAATGAAAAACATTAGTGTGCTAATCTATAAATTTAATTATTATGTCAATTAGTAGAAGATCATTCCTTCAGAGAAGCGCTGCAGCTGCTGCCGCGTTCACAATTGCTCCTAATTCTATTTTAGGAAAAAGTCACGGATATGTAGCTCCGACTGACAAGTTGAATATCGCTGCCGTTGGTATCGGTGGTATGGGACATGCCAACATTAACAATGTGAAGAACACAGAAAATCTGGTTGCTCTTTGTGATGTAGACTGGAAATATGCAAAAGGCGTGTTCGATGAATTCCCCAATGCAAAGAAATATTGGGATTATCGTAAGATGTACGATGAAATGGGCAGCTCTATTGATGCCGTTATCATTGCTACAGCCGACCATACACATGCTTTGATTACAGCCGATGCGATGACTCTGGGGAAACACGTATATTGCCAGAAACCGTTGACTCACTCTGTTTATGAATCACGTTTGCTGACTAACTTGGCCAAATCAACAGGTGTTGCCACTCAGATGGGTAACCAGGGTTCTTCAGACGAAGGTACTGATTTGGTTTGCGAATGGATCTGGAACGGTGAAATCGGTGAAGTATATAAAGTAGAATGTGCTACTGACCGTCCTATCTGGCCGCAGGGTCTGAATGCTCCTGAAAAAGTAGACCGTATTCCGAAGACTTTGAACTGGGATTTGTTCTGCGGTCCGCAGGAAGTTATCCCTTACAACGCTATTTATCATCCTTGGAACTGGCGTGGATGGTGGCGCTTCGG is part of the Parabacteroides sp. AD58 genome and harbors:
- a CDS encoding cytochrome ubiquinol oxidase subunit I, giving the protein MIASIDTSLIDWSRAQFALTAMYHWLFVPLTLGLGIIQAIMETLYVKTGKEHWKTTARFWMKLFGINFAIGVATGLILEFEFGTNWSNYSWFVGDIFGAPLAIEGIVAFFMEATFIAVMYFGWDKVSKRFHLASTWLTIAGATLSALWILIANAWMQYPAGMHFNPDTVRNEMLDFWAVALSPVAINKFFHTVLSGWVTGATFVIGVSSWYLYKNREQAFALRSIKVGAIFGLVASILLLWTGDGSAYQVADKQPMKLAAMEGLYKGEKGAGLVCVGILNPDRTTYNGPEDPFLFKIEIPQMLSLLAERQTDAFVPGITDLIEGTYTDDSGQPVLSAEEKIAKGKVAIQALADYRQAKKDKDEAGMAAHRATLEENFDYFGYGYLNDPSELIPPIGLSFYSFHIMVLLGAYLILLFLAVWILQRRESFLRMRWLHLVALWSIPLAYIAGQAGWIVAEVGRQPWAIQDILPTVAGISRLETASVQTTFFLFLILFTVLLIAELRILIKAIQAGPETESVHSQTNE
- a CDS encoding DUF4492 domain-containing protein; this encodes MMAYIQRIYHFYREGFREMKLGKLLWLIILIKLFVIFCVLRLFFFPDFLGKYKTSAEKENYVSGELVNRANSFTK